The Pseudosulfitobacter pseudonitzschiae genome includes a region encoding these proteins:
- a CDS encoding glutamate--cysteine ligase, whose product MSIPQSGGGPIEHHDQLAQYLADGCKPKEDWRIGTEHEKFGYIKDTLTPLPFEGKQSIVAVLEGLRDRYGWTEVREGGHLTGLELDGANVSLEPGGALELSGAPLETIHGTCDEVNEHLRQVKDISDEIGVGFIGLGAAPTWMHDEMPLMPKGRYKLMDAYMGKVGTMGRTMMRRTCTVQVNLDFGSEADMVQKLRVALALQPVAVALFANSPFFEGKPNGHKSWRSRVWRDLDPARTGMLPFVFEDGFGFEAWVQYALDVPMYFVYRDGKYIDALGMSFRDFLKGQLPALPGEKPTLSDWADHLTTAFPEARIKKFIEMRGADGGPWRRLCALPAFWTGLMYDQGALDAAWDLVKGWDAETREGLRVAASIDGLQAKVGDVSMMDIARQSLEISKAGLQARARPGAGGLIPDETHFLNALHESVETGQTPADELLARYNGDWNGDLNRIFDEYSY is encoded by the coding sequence ATGTCTATTCCACAGTCCGGCGGCGGGCCGATCGAACATCACGACCAACTGGCACAGTACCTTGCCGACGGCTGTAAGCCCAAGGAAGACTGGCGTATTGGCACCGAACACGAGAAGTTCGGCTATATCAAAGACACGCTTACGCCGCTGCCGTTCGAGGGCAAACAGTCGATCGTGGCCGTTCTGGAAGGTCTGCGCGACCGCTATGGCTGGACTGAAGTGCGTGAAGGCGGACATCTGACGGGGCTGGAACTGGACGGCGCGAATGTGTCGCTGGAACCGGGCGGGGCGCTGGAGCTGTCGGGCGCGCCGCTTGAGACGATCCACGGCACCTGTGACGAGGTCAACGAGCACCTGCGTCAGGTCAAGGATATCTCGGACGAGATTGGAGTGGGTTTCATTGGTCTGGGGGCGGCGCCGACATGGATGCACGACGAGATGCCGCTGATGCCCAAAGGCCGCTACAAGCTGATGGACGCCTATATGGGCAAGGTCGGCACGATGGGGCGCACGATGATGCGCCGCACTTGCACCGTGCAGGTGAACCTTGATTTCGGGTCCGAGGCGGACATGGTGCAAAAGTTGCGCGTGGCGCTGGCGTTGCAGCCTGTGGCCGTGGCGCTGTTTGCCAATTCGCCCTTCTTCGAGGGCAAACCCAACGGTCATAAATCATGGCGCAGCCGCGTCTGGCGCGATCTGGACCCTGCGCGTACCGGTATGTTGCCATTTGTGTTCGAGGACGGCTTTGGCTTTGAGGCGTGGGTGCAATACGCGCTGGATGTGCCGATGTATTTTGTCTACCGCGATGGCAAATATATCGACGCGCTGGGCATGTCGTTCCGCGATTTCCTGAAGGGGCAATTGCCCGCGCTGCCCGGCGAAAAGCCGACCCTGTCCGATTGGGCCGACCACTTGACCACCGCCTTTCCCGAGGCGCGGATCAAGAAGTTTATCGAGATGCGGGGTGCCGACGGTGGGCCGTGGCGGCGGCTGTGTGCGCTGCCTGCATTTTGGACCGGGTTGATGTATGATCAGGGCGCGCTGGATGCGGCTTGGGATCTGGTCAAGGGGTGGGACGCGGAAACCCGCGAAGGGCTGCGCGTAGCGGCCTCGATCGACGGGTTGCAGGCCAAGGTTGGCGATGTGTCGATGATGGATATTGCGCGCCAGTCACTGGAGATTTCCAAGGCGGGGCTGCAAGCGCGGGCACGCCCCGGTGCGGGCGGCTTGATCCCGGACGAGACGCATTTCCTTAATGCGCTGCACGAAAGCGTTGAGACCGGGCAAACCCCAGCCGACGAGTTGCTGGCCCGTTACAATGGCGACTGGAACGGTGATCTGAACCGGATTTTTGACGAGTATTCCTATTAA
- the plsY gene encoding glycerol-3-phosphate 1-O-acyltransferase PlsY yields MPLIDSSTFTLLLWALVGYGLGSIPFGLLLTQLLGLGNLRQIGSGNIGATNVLRTGNKSAAALTLLLDAGKGVVAVVLARLYAGEDAAQLAALMAMLGHCYPVWLGFKGGKGVATFLGLMWALAWPVGLGCSIAWALAAFLSRMSSMGGLMAAAASTFLLILTGNGAMLLLGILLTLLVFWRHRTNIARIRQGTEPKIGQKS; encoded by the coding sequence ATGCCGCTGATCGACAGCTCTACCTTTACGCTGCTCCTGTGGGCGCTGGTCGGCTATGGACTGGGGTCCATTCCCTTTGGTCTGCTGCTGACGCAACTGCTGGGGCTGGGCAACCTGCGGCAGATCGGATCGGGTAACATCGGCGCGACCAACGTACTGCGGACCGGCAACAAATCCGCCGCCGCCCTTACCCTGCTGCTGGACGCAGGAAAAGGCGTGGTTGCCGTTGTTCTGGCACGTCTCTACGCCGGTGAGGACGCCGCGCAGCTTGCCGCACTGATGGCGATGTTGGGCCATTGCTATCCGGTCTGGCTGGGTTTCAAGGGCGGCAAAGGTGTGGCGACGTTTCTGGGACTGATGTGGGCGCTGGCATGGCCCGTCGGGCTGGGCTGCAGCATCGCATGGGCGCTGGCGGCCTTTTTGTCGCGCATGTCTTCGATGGGCGGTCTTATGGCGGCAGCTGCATCGACATTCCTGCTGATCCTGACCGGAAATGGCGCCATGCTGCTGTTGGGTATTCTGCTGACGCTGCTGGTGTTCTGGCGTCACCGCACCAACATCGCGCGCATCCGTCAAGGGACCGAGCCGAAGATCGGCCAAAAATCCTGA
- a CDS encoding 16S rRNA (uracil(1498)-N(3))-methyltransferase, protein MNDAKIRLYVDAPLGQGQTVPLNRDQAHYLFGVMRQAVGGAVLLFNGLDGEWRAEISEAGKRGGVLTCVAQTAPLRMPPDLWLLFAPIKKARTDFIVEKAAEMGAARIVPVMTEFTNAGRVQHERLQAHAVEAAEQCGGTYVPQVTEAQKLGRLLDQWNPARRILFCDEALAGDPPDLPVQAGPWAILIGPEGGFSEGERKRLRGLDIAHPVALGPRILRADTAAVAAMTLWQRALGDW, encoded by the coding sequence ATGAATGACGCGAAAATCCGCCTTTATGTAGACGCACCCTTGGGGCAGGGGCAAACGGTTCCTCTGAACCGCGATCAGGCGCATTACCTTTTCGGGGTCATGCGGCAGGCGGTTGGGGGCGCTGTGCTGCTGTTCAACGGACTGGACGGTGAGTGGCGCGCCGAGATTTCCGAAGCGGGCAAGCGGGGTGGGGTGCTGACCTGTGTGGCACAAACCGCGCCACTGCGGATGCCGCCCGATTTGTGGCTGCTGTTCGCCCCGATCAAAAAGGCGCGCACCGATTTCATCGTGGAAAAGGCCGCCGAGATGGGCGCCGCGCGCATTGTGCCGGTGATGACCGAGTTTACAAATGCTGGCCGCGTCCAGCACGAGCGCCTGCAAGCGCATGCGGTCGAGGCGGCCGAGCAATGCGGTGGCACCTATGTGCCGCAGGTCACCGAGGCGCAGAAGCTGGGCCGGTTGCTGGACCAGTGGAATCCAGCGCGACGCATCCTGTTTTGTGACGAGGCGTTGGCAGGTGACCCACCCGATCTGCCGGTGCAGGCTGGCCCTTGGGCCATTCTGATCGGCCCCGAGGGCGGATTTTCCGAAGGTGAACGCAAGCGCCTGCGCGGGCTGGATATTGCACATCCTGTGGCGCTGGGGCCGCGTATCTTGCGGGCCGATACAGCAGCGGTGGCTGCGATGACCCTGTGGCAACGGGCGTTGGGGGATTGGTGA